CAGAGACAGTAAATTTGTTATTTACCAGGTGCTCTATATTTTCGTTATAACAGTACTTGCATTAAAAGGTGCAGATCTAGATTTGCGAAGAGTTGCATTAGAAGAGGATACAGTTCAAAAAGAAGTTAGAGACTCTTTGATGGCAGTTTTGGATTCACTTTATGCACTTGGTATAGACTTTTCAATTAAAATTGATCCGAATGTTGTTGTTGAGAACGAACAGATGAGACAACAGTTAGCAGCCCTTAATAAAAGATTAGAAACAATTAAAGATTATGTTCCGCCTCCACCACCCGAAGAAATGAAAGAAGAAATAGTTGAAGAGCAAACAAAATTGCCTTCGCCAATTTCTAACAAACAAACTTACATTCAGCATACTTGGAATATCGCTAGGAATACCGGAACAGTGCCTGTAAGTATTTATGATCCAAAAAATACAAATACACCAATTGCAGTTGTGCCTGCCGGGCAGGAAAAGAAATTCGATCTCACTGATCAAACAGAAGTTATAATAAAATTTGGATCGCAGGAAGAAAGAATAAAAGTTCTTCCAAACAAAGTACCGGAAATTAAAATTGAACGCGTAACTACAAAAATGAATTCAGCAGATATTTATGTTAAAGATTTGCAACGTATAACAGCATTTAAGGTTACTATTGTGGATCAAAGACCGGATCAGCTTAAAGTTACCTATGCAGGTCCAATCTCTGTTTCCGGGCCAACAAAAGATAGTAACGGAAATTTAATCTATAATGTATCATTAAAAATCGCATCGACAGAAAATGCTTTTGATGACTGGTTAGATAAAAATGGCAATCTAAGAGAAGCTGATGGAAGATATAAAGTTAATTTCTTCTTCACAGCTGTTGATGAAAGATCAAAAGACAGAGTTCAAGTTGGTGACTCGTTCTTCTTTACAGAGTTTTCTAATTAATTATTCAGGTATATAGTAAAATGAAAGCATCTAAGCTATTTGTTGTATTCTTAATTATTGTATTCAATCTCGGATTTAATTCTATCTATGCCCAGGAAGAAGAAGAGCAAATAAGATATTATCAAATGGAACCATTGGATGATAGTTTGTTCATAAATATTCAGGAAGTACTTTTTATTGATCCACCTGATCCTAAGGCTGAGATAGTTGTCGATTTGAGAGATGCTAATAACCAAACTATTTCAATAAAAAGTGTTTTGTATCCTTTTCTTGCAGTTCCACCAGAACTAAGAGCTAGAATAATCACATATCCGTTCAAATTAAATTTAGAGGAAGATATTAATTACGGAAGTGTTTTTACAAGAGTGTTTCAAAAGATTAGAATAAGTAAAGTTACGCAGCCTCCAACAAAAATGCAGATATCCCCTACTCTTGGTTATATAAATCCATTCTTTCAATTACAGGGAGGTGAGAGATTGGGATTATCGTTAAAACAAGATGTTGGTTTATCTCTTGGTATCGGAACACCATATTCCGGTGCGCTAGAAACAAATATGATGGAAGTTAATTTCCATATACTTGGGGTAAAGGCTGGAATTTTTAGTCACATCGACGCTATGATTGAGGCAGTAAAAGATCAAAATCATAATAACGTAATTGTGAGTGAAGGTTTTCAAGTTAACTATGTGGTTCCTTTCGGAAATTTTTTTGAATTTGGATATTTCAAAGCCACCTCGAAAATCAGTGATGATCGACGAAACAGATATCTTAACGTTACTGAAGGAACAACAGTTCTAAATCCTGATTCAACTGCAAGATATCAAGCTAGAATTATTGATAACGAGCAATCTTATCTTAATTGGGAATTCCGTTATCCGATATCCGTACTAGGATCTACCAGAGGCAGAGTTTATGTTGCTCAATATCTTGATGAGTGGCACTTTGGATTTGCCTTACGAGAAGCATCACTTGCTGGAAGTACTTTTGATCTTAGTTTTGATGGAATACCTCAAAGTAAATATCGCGAACCTCAGTACAATATCAATCTTTTAGTACAAAAGATAATGGAAGGATGGGGTTTTAGTGCCTTTGCTATTGGTCCATCTGCAAGTTTATCAAGACTAGATAGCGGCAGTTTTGGCTTTACAAAAATATTTGTGAACATTAGATTTAAAATCGGAACTTCGCTTTAATAAAATCAATTATTTGAGCCCCGTATCTGACGGGGCTTTTTATTTTTAAACTTTTTGTCTGCTAATAATCTTCTTAACTTTACTTACAAAATTATTCAAAGACGAAAATGAAAAAACAAACTATTATACTGTGGATAGCTTCTTTTGTAATTGTATTTATGTCAGTTTACATAGCGAACATTCTTGATAAAGAATATCCAATAACATCTACTTTTGGAATTGATGGCAAAAAAGTTTCTTACAGATTTGAGAAAGTGCATTATGGAAAAGATGATTATAATGTAATCATTCGTACTGATGTTACAGAACTTACAGGAAAAGTTTTTTGGGAAAATTATGGTGATAGTTCTTGGCACTCAAAAGAATTAAAAAAATCTAATTTAATTTTATCTGGAAATATTCCAGCTTTGCAACCTGAACATAAACTAAATTATTATATTATACTTTATTACAAGGATAAGACATACACTTTACCACAAAATAAAAACTCAAAATTAACTTTAACCTTTTTTGGAAAGATTCCATCAGTTATAAATGTACTTGAATATTTATTACTTTTTTCAGGTCTGATTTTAGCTATGAGAACGGGGTTGGAGTTTTTTAATGACGGAAAGAATTCAAAAAAGTTTGGTGTGTTAACTGTTGTAGTATTTTTAACTCTTATTGCATTAATAAATCCATTGTACCTTACTTACAAGTTTGGATTTATGAATTCTTCAATACCGCCAATAAGCAGACTATTTATATGGGGTGATATAACCCTATTTACTTTATGGGTAGTGACACTAATAATAATTTTTAGATCTGAGAAATTTAAATCTTTCCCGTTAGTTTCTTCAATCCTAACTTTATTAATTGTTGTGCTTTTTAGATAATAATAATCATTCATTAAGAAGTTTTATAACTTCAGAATGGATTTCTTGATTCGATGCAACGATACTATTTCCAGTAGCAGGATCATTCGCTTGATAATCAGTTATCGTACCTCCTGCCCCGTTGATGATTGGAATTAATGCCATCGAATCCCAAACACTCATAATCGGATCGATCATAATATCAGCAAAACCTGTTGCCAATAAATAGTAGCCGTAACAATCACCCCAGTTTCTATAAAGTTTAACTTTATTAGTTAGTTTGTCAAATGATTTTTGATTTTGATACTTGCCAATATTTAAATGATCAGTTGTTAGTAAAGTTGCTTCAGAAATTTTGGAACAATCTCTAACTCTGGTTTCAATTCCGTTTAATAAACAAATTTTATTATCGCCAATTAAAAATTCATTTAATATTGGATGATTAATAGCGCCGATAATAGGTTTACCATTTTTTAGAAGGGCGATTAAGGTTCCAAAACTAAGTGCGCCGGAAATAAAACTTTTTGTACCGTCGATAGGATCAAGCACCCAAACATATTCAGCATCTGAATTGTAGTTACCAAACTCTTCACCAATAAGGCCATGACTAGGAAATTCTTTTTGGATAAGAGAACGCATTTTTTCTTCCGCAAGTTTATCAGCAATTGTAACAGGAGATTGATCCAATTTGCTTTCAACGCTTATGGAAGTTCTAAAATATTTCCTGATAATAGGAGAACTTTGGTCAACAAGTAACTTAAAGAAAGGGTTGAATTCATTTATATTCATAACAAAACCTAAAATAATATGCTATAAAATAGCCAAAATCAGTTTGTAGAAACAGCAAGTATAATTATATTTGGCACTCAAATTTGTTCTTATAAGTTAAACATTCTCGGAGAGTTGGCAGAGCGGTTGAATGCGGCGGTCTTGAAAACCGTTAAGGATGCAAGTCCTTCCGGGGTTCGAATCCCTGACTCTCCGCATAAAATATTAGCTCAAAATAATTTATTTTGAGCTTTTTTATTCCCCTTCTTTGGGTTTATCAAACATCCTTAAAGTTTACAATATGAAATTAAAAAGTTTTACCGCGGTAATACAATAACTGCAATAAATTGAATTTTAATTATCCTTTTAACTTTTTACTATCAATAAATACCTCTACTCTGCTAATCTTTCCTTCTCTATTGAATATTAATTGACTTATATCTTTACCAAGGTCTAGATTTTTCATTTCAATTTTATCTTCATCCATTTCATAGACAACTAGTTTTTCGGTATCTGAAAGTTTAAATATAAACGGCACCTGGCAATATGTAACGCCAAAGGAATTCTTTTTACATTTTATTTTTTGTTCAATTCCATTTACATCATAATAGCTGAATGTTTCTTCATCCTTAAGTAATTCATCTTTCTTAAGAAGTGATGTATTAAATAATATTTTTCCTGCTTTAATATGAAAACCTAATTCTCTGAATCTGGAAATTATATCTTCTTTAACCTGGCCTGTCATACCAGGCTGCTGAACACCGGCAAATGAAGGTGTATGCGAATATGGATCAGTTGGAAAGGCTCCGTATTCATCAGGCTGTTTACCAGATCCTATACCATCTTTAATATCGTAATAGAATTTTTTTAATTTTTCAAGTTGTTCTTTCTTGGAGGATTTTTTCTCCGCATTAAAATAGACTTCCTGAACTGCCAATAAAAGTTTTGAAACCATGTGCCAATAAATTGAACCTAAGCCTTCGTATTTATAAAATGTATTGGCTCTTCCTGTAAATTCCTTATGATTAAATGTTCTCTCGTATATTTCCAAAACTATTGAACGTTCCTCCTCAGCGTATTTTTTTAGTTTAGGATCACTCAACGATTCAAGCTTCATTTTTAGTTCATCTGAATTGATAATATCATTTTGAAAATGAACCCCTCCGTCTATATCCTTATAAATAATTTCTTTGTTTCCTTCAGATATCAATAAGTTTAACAATTTAGACTTTTTAATTAAATCAATTGCAATTTTATTCTTATCAACAAACAGAGGTAATTTCTTGTTGGGATAAAGTATATAACTGTTTTGATCCTGCCTGTAAAGTCTGCTTTTCTTTAGTGCAGTTAACAGTTCAATGGAATTCTTTGTTGATAAATATCCCGAACTTAGTACCGCTACCTGCCCTTCAAGCATTTCATATAAATTAGTTACTTTTAATTCATTTTTAGAGATATGCAAAATATTGTAGGAATGATAGAATCTATCCTCTCTTCTATTTTCATCAATTGTTAGCTCAATTAGAGAAAGGCATAATTTGCAAAATTCAATAATCTTTTCAGTCGATATTTCTTGCTTCTCGCTGGTAAATCCATTTTTATAAATTTTTGTTCGATATTCGGAACCTACCATACCTAATTGATCAACAATGTTTTTTCTATCACGGTCGCTTATAGTCCCTTTCTTAATCTTATAGGCTTCAAATAATGTTTTGTTAATACCGTTAAAGAATTGTGCAAGTTCATTTGAAAGATAGAATTTATCTTTTGATGTTTCAGTCAATAATTCTTTAATAAAGTTAACATAGTGTCGTATGTAATAGAGTGTAACCATCGAGATGCCATATCCAACCAGCGCATTTTTTGCATCGTTCCACTCTGGTCTTTGCGTATTCATCCAGATGCCACCGCCAGGAATAAAATTAGACATTTTCGTTAAAAGAGTAAGCAGCAGTTTTTCTATCAAATTAACTTGTACTAATGAATGATCTGCCTTCTTAAGAAATTTTGAATCTGAGCCGTAAAGTTTTTCTTCTTTCTTTAGTTGTTTATCTAAAGCGTAGTCAAACACAATAGTATTTCGTGGATCTTTTAGAATTTCTTGGTATTCCTTAATCCGATAAGGGACATTTGCGAAAGTAAAAATATCAGTATCCAATAGCTGCTCTAGAGAATGAGGATTATATTCCTTTGATAGTTCCAGCAACTTTAAAGAATAAATTATTTGATGGTCACCCCAATAGCCTATATTTGCCCAGGGATTATGTGGTTCTTGTTCTTCCCAATCAAATCCATCCCGAAAAACACGATAGGGATTGTAACCATCCGCAGTTGAATCATTCAAGAATTTAGCAATCATGGACTCCAGAAATTTAGGGTATGATAAAGCAAGAGCTTCCCAATTCTGAAATATATCTCTCCAGTTACCCTGATAGTTTAAGATCTTCTCATTATTCTTGTTCTTAATATCGATAGAAAACTGGTTCCATGGTCTGCTGGGATCACCATGCCTTCTGCTAAAGGTTAAAGGCAGATATTCGATAGCTAATCGTGTAAAATGAGAATCACCAATATCACTCACTTTACTCAGTAATTCTGAATTAGAAATCTGATCTTGAAGTGTATCAAAAAATTTACTATGAACATCCAGCACAAAAGGATTTGCATTTTTTACAAATGAAATAAAATCATGTTTTTCAATGATATAAGAATCGTTAAAAATGCCGCCGCGCATAACATTGAATAGAACATTAGAAAAATGTCTTGCAGTAATTAATTTATTTTCAGTAAGCTGTAATCCATCTGATTGAGCAACAATATTAATGAGCCTTACATTGCTTTCTTTGGAATCGTTAATAACCTGTTCGTAAGCATTCTTTTCTTTTTTAGTTTTTATAAGTTCAACCAAACTGCCTGCATTCTGATTCACTTCCGCAGCAAACAACCAGTTAACAGAAGATGCTGGTTTAATCTTAAATCTTGAAATAATTAGAAAAGATCCTCGTATTCCATTAATACTATTTTCCTGATCAACAGGAATATTTTTCCTAAAATTTGAAATTTGTTTTGAACATAATAAATATTTTTCTACATCTATTCCGGCAGACCATGCCGTTGAAGTTTTTAATGATTCCGCTGGTTGTGCTCGATCGGATGGGATTGAACTAAGAGAGAATACACCAATTCCTGCTTCAACAATTAACTCATTCTTTTTGTATCCATCGACTAATGTGCTGAATCCTGATTGAAGTTGTTGTGAAACCCCTGATGGTAAAATATTTTGAATACCGTCTAATATTTCAATTTCTTTTTTACTATTAGCTTCATTAAAAATTTTGGAGGTTTTAATAATTCCATATTTTTCACTGCAAGTCCAGCCATATTGAAACTTAATTTCAAGATCGTGATTAATTTCTTCAAAAATTATTTGTGTGCTTGAAATGTTTTTATAAAGATTTCTGGTAACAGAATAAATGCCGGAGTAGTTTTCAGAAAAAGGTTCCCATAAATAAAGTTTCTTATTTTCCAATATTCTTACGATAGTTTTACTTCCCGTAATTTCATTAATATCGTGAAGTGTATCGTCATTAGTATAAGGGAAAATAGCATTGTCAGAATTCTTTCTGCCGGCTGTAATGCCTCCTTTGCTGGAGATATACATCCAATGATCAGTGGCACTTACTATGCTGATTAAGAAAGGAGACATTTTATCAAAATTTGAGATCTTATAGAATGTCTCATCGTTGATATTAATAAAATCACCTTCGACCGGTGAGTTATTTATTTGAACTTTTTGTGTTCCGATAAAGAGTTGTTTTTTATTCATACTGTTAATATAAACTTCAAAATTGGTTTCTCACTGTTGTTTTTTGGTATGCAATATTAAGAAAAATATATGCTGATGTCTGTTTGTTCAAACATCAGCATAATAAATCTTATCCGGTTATTTCATCAGGATCATTTTTTTCGTAGCGGTAAAATTATCTGTTTTTATTGAATACATATAAACACCGTTACTTAAATTACTTGCATCAAATCTAACTTCATACTTTCCAGCAGATTGACTTTGATTTACGAGCGTAGCAACTTCGTTACCAATAACATCATAAACTTTAAGAGTTACAAAAGAATTTTGTGGAATGCTGTAACTAATCAATGTTGATGGATTGAATGGGTTGGGATAATTCTGTCCCAATTCAAAGTCTGATGGTGTTGCTCCAATTATTTCTTTAACATCTGATATGGTTGTTGAAAAGTAAATATTATCCAGATAGATAGTTCCGTTACCATCAAATTTCAGCTGGAATACATTAGCTAAATCAACAGGTGCAAAATCGCTAAGAGGTATATCTACACTCTCCCAGGTTTCTGTTGTTCCAGGTGGAACTAATACCACTCTTGTTTCAACAGGTCCCGGACTTATCACAGATACGCCCAAATCAGTGGAACTTGAATTCCAGAAATCAATATGTAAGTACTGCATACCAGCAGCGGTTAGATTTTGATTGCTTCCTAATTCAATTCCCTGGTAGTTTAAGTTAATGTATTTCATAGTAGTATCTCCCTGAATTTGCAGAAAAGATACAGCAGTAGCTTGTCCCCAATTAGGGTTAAGGTTGGTCCCTGGTATATCGTTGTATACATCACTGAATACTGATATAACATTGCTTGCAGGGAGGGTTGGTGATGGTGCTGCAACTGTTGGAACGCCCACTAAAATTTCCTGAGAGAATGTAATATTATCAAAATAAATAATATTATCTTGAGTTCTTGCAGCAAAATCAGGGAATATTACAATTTGATCTAATTGACCTTCAGATGGAGGAGGATTAAGATAGCCGGCAAAGTTAAAAGTAAGCTCTTCCCACTGATTAACCAAAGTATTAGCTACTTTAATTTCTCCCTGTGACCAACCATTTGCTGATACTAACTTGATTCCTACATCGCTAATAACGGATTTCCAAACCATTATTTTTATTGTAGAATTGGTCGCATCAAGCACAAATGGCCCAAGATCGGTTGTACCGTGAGCTGATTCACAACCAGCATAGGGTTGACCTGATTGCAAAGCTGTAAATTTAGCGACTGTTGCAGATGTATTAGCTCCGGTCATATCTGGGTTTGGGATAATTTCCACTGCTGGGTTTGTAGCATTTTCAAAAACCGTCCATGTCCAAGTTGCTCCGAACCCGCCTGACTCAAAATCAATCGGGTTATTTTGTCCTGAGACTATTCCGTTCACTGCAACGAAGAATAGCAGAACATATAAATAATTTAGTACTTTTTTCATTTTTTTTCCTTTGAAATTTATTGTTAATATTTTTCTAATTTTGTCGTGTTACCTTAGGATTTTCTCACCTCCTTTACACCACAATTAAATTCTAAAACTTACTTAAGTAAGATCATCTTCTTAATATCTATAAAATTAGTTCCGTCATTTCCGTTAGCTTCAATCCTATAAAAATAAATACCGCTATTGAATCCTGTTGCTCTAAAGTCATATGTATGAACTCCTGCACTAATATACTTATTAATTAGTGTCATAACTTCCTGTCCTAGAACATCAAATATTTTTAGAATAACATTTGCATCTGAAGCAAGTGAAAACATGATTTCTGTATTTGGGTTAAAAGGATTGGGATAGTTTTGATGTAATAAATATATGTCAGGTGTAATTATATCTATTTCAACAAGATCTGAATATTCAAAAGTCCCATCATAGTCGATCTGTTTTAACCTGTAATAATATGTGCCAGGATTAAGGTTAACATCTGAGAACGAATAAATCATTGGTTCTGTAGTTGTACCAGAACCAGCAACAAAACCTATTGACTCGTATTCAGATATAGACTTTCTTTCTATCTGAAAACCACTGTTATTACTCTCGGTGGCTGTTTTCCAAATTAGTTGAACATCATTATTATTTACAGTTGCCGTGAACGATGTTAACTCAACAGGAACTATTCCACTCCAAAAGTAAATATTATCTAAATAAATGGTACCATTACCATCAAATTTAAACTGGAAAACATTAGTAAGATCAACCGGGGCAAAGTTACTCAGGAGTATATCTCTGCTCACCCAGGTTTCTGTTGTACCCGGTGGAACTAATGATACCCTGGCTTCTACAGGTCCCGGACTAATTAGATATACACCTAAATCAGTGGAATTTGCGTTCCAGAAATCAATATGCAAGTAGAGCATACCGGCACTAGTTAGATTCTGACTACTTCCTAATTCGATTCCCTGGTAGTTTAAATTCATATAACGCATTGTAGTATCTCCCTGAATTGTAGGAAAAGAGACTGCTGTAGATTGCCCCCAATTAGGATTG
Above is a genomic segment from Ignavibacteriales bacterium containing:
- the hisN gene encoding histidinol-phosphatase, with translation MNINEFNPFFKLLVDQSSPIIRKYFRTSISVESKLDQSPVTIADKLAEEKMRSLIQKEFPSHGLIGEEFGNYNSDAEYVWVLDPIDGTKSFISGALSFGTLIALLKNGKPIIGAINHPILNEFLIGDNKICLLNGIETRVRDCSKISEATLLTTDHLNIGKYQNQKSFDKLTNKVKLYRNWGDCYGYYLLATGFADIMIDPIMSVWDSMALIPIINGAGGTITDYQANDPATGNSIVASNQEIHSEVIKLLNE
- a CDS encoding T9SS type A sorting domain-containing protein; protein product: MKYINLNYQGIELGSNQNLTAAGMQYLHIDFWNSSSTDLGVSVISPGPVETRVVLVPPGTTETWESVDIPLSDFAPVDLANVFQLKFDGNGTIYLDNIYFSTTISDVKEIIGATPSDFELGQNYPNPFNPSTLISYSIPQNSFVTLKVYDVIGNEVATLVNQSQSAGKYEVRFDASNLSNGVYMYSIKTDNFTATKKMILMK
- a CDS encoding T9SS type A sorting domain-containing protein gives rise to the protein MKKDLTSLLTLMFFLVIGSVVFAQPTHTINFEPAGVGADWDWTVSENADNPPLEFIANPVSGGINTSPMVAKFIARQAGNPWALFFTDDDGQFTFDATNSTVKIMVWKPVISPVHFKVEGATGTPTELIGTNTVLNQWEEITFDFSSVIGNTYNRLVIIPDFLARSQDNTIYIDNIQVPDGQVTVIPQPTVHAPTPIVPASTVLSVFSDVYPDIPGTNLNPNWGQSTAVSFPTIQGDTTMRYMNLNYQGIELGSSQNLTSAGMLYLHIDFWNANSTDLGVYLISPGPVEARVSLVPPGTTETWVSRDILLSNFAPVDLTNVFQFKFDGNGTIYLDNIYFWSGIVPVELTSFTATVNNNDVQLIWKTATESNNSGFQIERKSISEYESIGFVAGSGTTTEPMIYSFSDVNLNPGTYYYRLKQIDYDGTFEYSDLVEIDIITPDIYLLHQNYPNPFNPNTEIMFSLASDANVILKIFDVLGQEVMTLINKYISAGVHTYDFRATGFNSGIYFYRIEANGNDGTNFIDIKKMILLK